A genomic stretch from Penicillium digitatum chromosome 4, complete sequence includes:
- a CDS encoding Importin beta-4 subunit, putative, which produces MDQQRFLQQLQIILDPSQGNLKEATGVLQKEFYNKSESLVFLIQICTSHDDQNLRQLASVESRSLVSKHWLKVPADQKPQIREQLLRSTMAESSSLVQHSISQIISAIAKIDLNDGEWADLPNLLLQAGNNGNAAERAVAIYILFTILDTLGEGFEEKFQDLFNLFNKTIRDPESAEVRINTLMSLSKLAMHLDSEEDEAPVKAFQEMVPAMVAVLKDSIEKEEEEHIMQAFEVFQTLLGCDPALLTVHLKDLVILMNQISANTEVDEDVRTQAISFLMQTIQYRKLKVQGMRIGEELTRTALQIVTELGDAAPGDDDITPARSALGLLDMLSQSLPPSQVVVPLLNALGQYFNNPDPDYRRAGIMALGMCVEGAPDFISTQMKEIFPMVLQLLADQDPKVRQASLHAVARLAEDLAEDLSSEHARLMPLLFQNLASAMQEYKGEEEGPTLDIIKAGISAIDAVVDGLDEKDVSPYQTELVPILHNLFKHPDFKIKALAAGALGSLASSAGDSFLPFFDESMHLLQEFAAVKDSEDELDLRASVTDSMGEMAAAAGPERYQPYVEPLMRTTEEALHLGHSRLKESTYIFWGAMAKVYGEHFAPFLDGVVKGLYDCIEQDENDLDVDLGSAAKDLVGQEVTFNGRKVKVASADDEDDGDIEDVDLEDEDEWDDITATTPLSLEKEIAVEVIGDLVTHTRSAFLPYFEKTIEHIMPLCEHPYEGVRKSTISTLHRSYAMLFAIAEENGQMPKWQPGLPLQVQPAKEVQKFGEILMTATVKMWTEEDDRSTVADINRNMAENLRFCGPALIASETMLHNVIQMVTDIITKQHICQVEFGPEEETLEAGEESSEFDWIVVDTALDVVSGMAAAMGQSFAELWKVFEKTILRYAGSTESLERATAVGVLAECINGMGSAVTPFTSVFLKLLLHRLADEDSQTKSNAAYAVGRLIQHSNAEAEIIKEIPAILARLEACLQMDVSRLQDNATGCVSRMILRYRDNVPTKDVLPALVNILPLKNDYEENEPLYRMICQMYKWEDVTIRELTPSLLPVFQSVLTGDEDQLEDERRAELIELVKWLNQMQPGAAPWVEQL; this is translated from the exons ATGGATCAACAGCGATTCTTGCAGCAATTGCAGATTATCCTGGATC CCTCCCAGGGAAACCTTAAGGAAGCCACCGGAGTCTTGCAAAAGGAGTTTTACAACAAGTCCGAATCTCTTGTCTTCCTCATCCAGATTTGCACTAGCCACGATGACCAAAATCTGCGCCAGCTCGCTTCTGTTGAGTCCCGTTCGCTCGTTTCCAAGCACTGGTTGAAGGTTCCCGCGGACCAGAAGCCCCAGATCCGCGAGCAGCTGCTTCGCTCGACCATGGCTGAGAGTTCCTCTCTAGTCCAGCACTCCATTTCTCAAATCATCTCCGCTATTGCAAAGATTGATTTGAACGACGGCGAGTGGGCTGACCTACCCAACCTGCTGTTGCAGGCTGGTAATAATGGCAACGCCGCTGAGCGTGCTGTGGCCATCTACATTCTCTTCACCATCTTGGACACTCTTGGTGAAGGCTTTGAGGAAAAGTTCCAGGACCTCTTCAACCTCTTCAACAAGACTATCCGGGACCCCGAAAGTGCCGAAGTCCGCATCAACACTCTTATGTCTTTAAGCAAGCTTGCGATGCACCTTGACTCGGAGGAGGATGAGGCTCCTGTCAAGGCTTTCCAAGAGATGGTTCCTGCTATGGTCGCTGTCCTCAAAGACTCAATcgaaaaggaagaggaggaacaCATCATGCAGGCGTTCGAAGTCTTCCAGACTCTGCTTGGTTGTGACCCTGCTCTGCTCACCGTCCATCTCAAGGACCTTGTCATTTTGATGAATCAGATCTCTGCCAACACCGAGGTGGATGAGGATGTCCGCACTCAGGCTATCAGCTTCCTGATGCAGACCATCCAGTACCGCAAGCTCAAGGTTCAGGGCATGCGCATTGGCGAAGAGCTTACCCGCACCGCTCTCCAGATTGTGACTGAGCTGGGCGATGCCGCTCCTGGTGATGATGACATCACTCCTGCCCGTTCCGCTCTCGGCCTTCTGGATATGCTCTCCCAGAGCCTGCCTCCTAGCCAAGTAGTTGTTCCCTTGCTCAATGCGCTGGGTCAGTACTTCAACAACCCCGACCCAGACTACCGTCGCGCTGGTATCATGGCCCTTGGCATGTGTGTTGAGGGTGCCCCCGACTTCATCAGTACCCAGATGAAGGAGATATTCCCGATGGTCCTCCAGCTCCTTGCTGATCAGGACCCTAAGGTGCGCCAAGCTTCGTTGCATGCTGTCGCTCgtcttgcagaggatctcGCTGAAGACCTCAGCTCTGAGCACGCGCGCCTCATGCCCTTGCTCTTCCAGAACCTGGCCAGCGCCATGCAAGAGTACAAGGGCGAAGAGGAAGGTCCCACACTCGACATCATCAAGGCTGGTATCAGTGCCATCGATGCTGTCGTTGATGGCTtggatgagaaggatgtttCTCCCTACCAGACTGAGCTTGTTCCTATCCTGCACAACCTCTTCAAGCACCCTGATTTCAAGATCAAGGCCCTTGCTGCCGGTGCTCTTGGCTCTCTTGCCTCCTCTGCCGGAGACTCCTTCCTCCCATTCTTCGATGAGTCGATGCACCTCCTCCAAGAATTTGCTGCTGTGAAGGACAGTGAGGACGAACTCGACCTCCGTGCCAGTGTCACCGACTCGATGGGTGAGATGGCTGCTGCCGCTGGCCCCGAGCGTTATCAACCATACGTTGAGCCCCTCATGCGCACCACCGAGGAAGCTTTGCACCTCGGTCACTCCCGTCTCAAGGAGAGCACATACATCTTCTGGGGTGCCATGGCTAAGGTTTACGGCGAGCACTTCGCTCCTTTCCTTGACGGTGTTGTGAAGGGCCTGTATGACTGTATTGAGCAGGACGAAAACGACCTTGATGTCGACCTCGGCAGTGCTGCCAAGGACCTCGTTGGCCAGGAAGTTACCTTCAACGGCCGAAAGGTCAAGGTCGCAAGTgccgacgatgaagatgatggtgACATCGAGGATGTGGAtcttgaggatgaggacgaaTGGGACGATATCACCGCTACTACTCCCCTTTCTCTCGAAAAGGAAATCGCTGTTGAGGTCATCGGTGACCTTGTCACCCACACCCGCAGCGCCTTCTTGCCCTACTTTGAGAAGACCATTGAGCACATAATGCCATTGTGTGAGCACCCTTACGAGGGTGTTCGCAAGAGCACAATCAGCACTCTGCACCGCTCATACGCCATGCTCTTTGCTATCGCTGAGGAGAATGGTCAGATGCCTAAGTGGCAGCCTGGTCTCCCCCTTCAGGTTCAGCCTGCAAAGGAGGTACAGAAGTTCGGTGAGATTCTCATGACGGCCACTGTGAAGATGTGgaccgaagaagatgaccg TTCTACCGTTGCCGATATCAACCGCAACATGGCTGAGAACCTGCGGTTCTGCGGTCCCGCCCTCATTGCCAGCGAGACCATGCTTCACAACGTGATTCAAATGGTCACTGATATCATCACCAAGCAGCACATCTGCCAGGTGGAGTTTGGCCCTGAAGAGGAGACCCTTGAGGCTGGTGAGGAATCATCCGAGTTTGACTGGATTGTCGTCGACACTGCCCTAGACGTTGTGTCTGGTATGGCCGCTGCCATGGGTCAGAGCTTCGCGGAGCTTTGGAAGGTGTTCGAGAAGACCATTCTGCGCTACGCCGGTAGCACTGAGTCTCTTGAGCGCGCAACTGCTGTCGGTGTTCTCGCTGAGTGCATTAACGGCATGGGCTCTGCCGTTACTCCTTTCACCTCTGTCTTCTTGAAGCTTCTCCTTCACCGCCTCGCTGATGAGGACTCTCAAACCAAGTCCAACGCTGCCTACGCTGTTGGCCGCTTGATTCAGCACTCCAACGCTGAAGCTGAGATCATCAAGGAGATTCCCGCTATCCTTGCCCGCCTTGAGGCGTGCCTTCAAATGGATGTCTCGCGTCTCCAGGATAATGCCACTGGCTGTGTGAGCCGCATGATCTTGCGTTACCGCGACAATGTTCCCACTAAGGATGTTCTTCCTGCTCTTGTTAACATTCTCCCCCTCAAGAACGACTACGAGGAAAACGAGCCTCTTTACCGCATGATTTGCCAGATGTACAAGTGGGAAGATGTCACCATCCGCGAACTAACTCCCAGCCTCCTTCCTGTCTTCCAGTCAGTTCTTACCGGCGATGAGGATCAGTTGGAGGATGAGCGTCGGGCCGAGCTCATTGAGCTTGTCAAGTGGCTGAACCAGATGCAGCCCGGTGCCGCTCCCTGGGTAGAGCAGCTGTGA
- a CDS encoding Patched, which produces MRLPRAIAAIVGLGSFAPVLVGAQGETKIHETGRCAIRGHCGKQSIFGGELPCPDNDLAHQPEDTVRQKLVNLCGSKWSEGPVCCLDEQIDALSSNLKLAEGIIASCPACRDNFFNIFCTFTCSPDQSLFVNITKTEENSSGKRLVTELDNIWSKEYQSGFFDSCKNVKNGASGGKAIDFIGGGAKDDTHFMKFLGDKKFLGSPFQINYHTEPSGSDTQGMEALSIKPKACNDEDKSFRCSCVDCPDVCPELPVISPHNICHVGLLPCLSFAVILVYSIFLLFVIALASYVTYKERRFRKPERVRLLQDPTPSDDEDEGEVMHRGGYMERSQGVYKLNSVLSTLFHRIGGTCARFPAITISSSVIGVALLSLGWLNFDVETDPVRLWVSPSSAAAQEKDFFDQNFGPFYRAEQAFLVNNRPENDSRPLLDYETLTWWFDVESRVRRVISLDRALNFNDVCFKPTGEACVVQSVTGYFGGAVSNLDPDTWMDRLGHCTESPGDPSCLPDFSQPLKPEMVLGGFEDTGNVLDAQALIVTWVVNNYAQGTEEEAKAIDWENTFQAVLEVVQEEAAERGLRVSFNSEVSLEQELNKSTNTDAKIVVISYLIMFFYASIALGSVTVTWRSLLINPSNALVQSKFTLGIVGIVIVLMSVSASVGLFSAAGVKVTLIIAEVIPFLVLAVGVDNIFLIVHEFERVNISHPDEEIDERVARAVSRIGPSIFLSALTETLAFALGVFVGMPAVKNFAAYAAGAVFINAILQITMFISVLALNQRRVQSLRADCVPCLTVRKANSLGLPGENYDGQEEESALQIFIRRVYAPFLLDRRVKVGVVIAFLGLLTAGLALIPEVPLGLDQRIALPSDSYLISYFNDLDSYFGAGPPVYFVTRNVNVTERDHQKQLCGRFTTCEEYSLPFVLEQESKRPNVSYLAGSAASWIDDFFYWLNPQQDCCKENGKLCFEDRVPAWNISLSGMPEGPEFIHYAKKWIDASTDASCPLGGKAPYSNALVIDEKHTTINASHFRTSHVPLRSQNEFIEAYIAARRIADGISRDHHIDLFPYSKFYIFFDQYVSIVRLTGTLLGSAVAIIFVLTSVILGSIATGAVVTTTVIMTVVDIIGTMAIAGVSLNAVSLVNLIICVGIGVEFCAHIARSFMFPARSIMEKVPAEFRGKDARAWAALVNVGGSVFSGITVTKLLGVCVLAFTRSKIFEIYYFRVWLALVIFAATHALIFLPVALSYFGGGGYFDPASDGGLEANLASRSYRSSLIHDDYDSDEY; this is translated from the exons ATGCGGTTACCCAGGGCTATCGCTGCGATTGTAGGGCTGGGCTCTTTTGCGCCCGTGCTTGTCGGTGCACAGGGCGAAACCAAAATCCACGAAACGGGCCGTTGTGCTATTCGAGGTCACTGTGGAAAGCAGTCTATTTTCGGGGGAGAACTACCCTGTCCCGATAATGATCTGGCACACCAACCAGAAGACACAGTCCGCCAGAAGTTGGTAAATCTGTGTGGCAGCAAGTGGAGCGAAGGCCCGGTCTGTTGTCTAGATGAACAG ATCGATGCGCTTTCAAGCAACCTCAAACTAGCAGAGGGAATTATCGCATCCTGCCCCGCCTGCCGAGACAACTTCTTCAACATCTTCTGTACCTTTACATGCTCTCCCGACCAGTCGCTTTTCGTCAATATCACcaaaacagaagaaaatAGCTCTGGTAAAAGACTTGTGACCGAGTTGGACAATATTTGGTCCAAGGAGTACCAGAGCGGCTTCTTTGATAGCTGCAAGAACGTGAAGAACGGTGCATCGGGCGGAAAAGCCATCGACTTCATCGGCGGTGGCGCGAAAGACGATACCCATTTCATGAAATTTTTAGGTGACAAGAAGTTTCTTGGAAGCCCGTTCCAGATCAACTATCACACCGAGCCCAGTGGGTCTGACACACAAGGAATGGAGGCTTTATCAATAAAGCCAAAGGCCTGCAATGACGAGGACAAATCATTCCGATGCTCTTGTGTGGACTGCCCGGATGTGTGTCCGGAGTTGCCCGTCATCTCTCCCCACAATATATGTCATGTAGGACTTCTACCATGTCTGTCTTTTGCCGTCATCCTCGTTTATTCCATCTTTCTGTTGTTTGTTATCGCTCTTGCGAGCTATGTCACATACAAGGAACGCCGGTTCCGCAAACCAGAGCGGGTTCGCTTGCTGCAAGATCCCACGCCCAGcgatgacgaagatgaagggGAAGTCATGCACCGTGGAGGATATATGGAACGGTCACAGGGAGTGTACAAGCTCAATTCTGTGCTGTCAACCTTGTTCCATCGAATTGGTGGTACTTGTGCGCGATTCCCCGCAATAACAATATCCTCCAGCGTTATTGGAGTGGCGCTGCTGAGCCTAGGGTGGCTGAACTTCGACGTTGAAACGGATCCGGTGCGACTCTGGGTGAGTCCTTCATCTGCAGCCGCCCAGGAGAAGGATTTCTTTGATCAGAACTTTGGCCCATTTTACCGAGCTGAGCAGGCCTTCTTGGTGAACAACCGTCCAGAGAACGACTCACGCCCGCTCTTAGACTACGAAACCCTCACTTGGTGGTTTGACGTCGAATCTCGTGTGCGACGCGTGATCTCGTTGGACCGGGCTCTCAACTTCAACGACGTTTGTTTCAAGCCGACCGGAGAAGCCTGTGTCGTGCAATCGGTCACTGGGTATTTCGGCGGTGCTGTCTCTAATCTTGACCCAGATACATGGATGGACAGGTTAGGCCACTGCACAGAGTCGCCTGGAGACCCTAGCTGTCTCCCCGATTTCTCGCAGCCCCTCAAGCCCGAAATGGTTCTTGGTGGATTTGAAGACACAGGGAACGTTCTGGATGCCCAGGCACTCATTGTGACCTGGGTGGTAAACAACTACGCACAGggaacagaagaagaagcaaaggCCATCGATTGGGAGAATACTTTTCAGGCTGTTCTCGAGGTAGTCCAAGAAGAAGCTGCCGAGCGAGGTCTTCGCGTGTCTTTCAATTCCGAGGTCAGTTTGGAGCAGGAACTGAATAAGTCTACCAACACAGATGCGAAGATCGTTGTCATCAGTTATCTGATCATGTTCTTCTATGCCTCGATTGCCCTGGGTTCGGTCACAGTTACCTGGAGGTCTCTGCTGATCAACCCGTCCAATGCTCTTGTCCAGTCTAAATTTACCCTGGGGATCGTCGGCATCGTTATTGTTTTGATGTCTGTTTCTGCATCTGTCGGACTATTCTCGGCAGCGGGCGTCAAGGTGACCTTGATCATTGCCGAGGTTATTCCATTCTTGGTTTTGGCAGTAGGAGTAGACAACATCTTCTTAATTGTCCACGAATTCGAGCGAGTCAATATCAGCCATCCCGATGAAGAAATCGACGAGCGAGTTGCCCGAGCGGTTAGTCGAATTGGACCTAGCATCTTCCTGTCTGCTTTGACAGAGACATTGGCCTTTGCCCTGGGCGTCTTTGTTGGTATGCCTGCTGTCAAAAACTTTGCCGCATACGCCGCCGGTGCTGTCTTCATCAATGCCATTCTGCAAATTACTATGTTCATCTCCGTTTTGGCTCTGAACCAGAGACGGGTGCAGAGTCTCCGGGCGGACTGTGTCCCTTGTCTTACTGTCCGAAAAGCAAACTCGCTCGGCTTGCCCGGGGAAAACTACGACGGACAAGAGGAAGAGAGTGCTTTGCAGATTTTCATCCGTCGAGTCTACGCTCCTTTCCTCCTAGATCGTCGCGTGAAAGTTGGCGTTGTTATCGCATTCTTGGGTCTTTTGACAGCTGGTCTAGCCTTAATTCCAGAGGTTCCTCTTGGGCTAGATCAACGGATTGCGCTTCCTAGCGACTCGTACCTGATTTCATACTTCAACGACTTGGATTCATACTTTGGCGCAGGACCTCCAGTCTACTTCGTGACCCGAAACGTGAATGTCACTGAACGAGATCACCAAAAACAGCTCTGTGGACGGTTCACCACTTGCGAGGAATATTCACTGCCCTTTGTTCTTGAGCAAGAGTCTAAGCGTCCGAACGTTTCTTATCTTGCAGGCTCTGCCGCCAGCTGGATTGATGATTTCTTCTATTGGTTGAACCCCCAGCAAGACTGTTGCAAAGAAAACGGCAAGCTTTGTTTCGAGGATCGCGTTCCTGCCTGGAACATCTCTCTCTCGGGGATGCCAGAAGGACCTGAATTTATCCATTATGCCAAAAAATGGATCGATGCATCAACCGATGCCTCTTGCCCCCTTGGTGGCAAAGCACCCTACAGCAATGCGTTGGTTATTGACGAGAAGCATACGACAATCAATGCCAGTCATTTCCGTACTAGTCATGTGCCTCTTCGGAGTCAGAATGAATTCATTGAGGCATATATCGCAGCTCGCCGGATTGCAGATGGCATCTCACGGGATCATCATATCGACCTCTTCCCGTACTCTAAGTTCTACATCTTCTTTGATCAATACGTTTCCATTGTGCGACTCACTGGTACCCTTCTTGGGTCGGCTGTGGCCATCATCTTCGTCTTGACCTCTGTGATACTGGGGTCGATAGCCACGGGCGCTGTCGTTACAACCACTGTGATTATGACAGTAGTCGATATCATTGGCACCATGGCTATCGCTGGTGTCTCCTTGAACGCCGTGTCTCTTGTCAATTTGATCATTTGTGTCGGTATTGGTGTTGAGTTCTGTGCTCACATTGCTCGATCATTCATGTTCCCCGCTCGATCCATCATGGAGAAGGTGCCCGCCGAATTTCGTGGTAAGGATGCTCGAGCATGGGCGGCCTTGGTCAACGTCGGTGGAAGTGTCTTCAGTGGTATCACCGTAACCAAACTTTTAGGGGTTTGCGTCCTAGCGTTTACTCGGAGCAAGATCTTCGAGATCTACTACTTCCGTGTGTGGTTAGCCTTGGTGATTTTTGCTGCTACGCATGCTCTCATCTTTTTACCAGTAGCTCTCAGCTACTTTGGTGGCGGCG GCTACTTTGACCCTGCGTCTGACGGTGGTCTAGAGGCTAATCTCGCTTCACGTAGCTACCGCTCATCACTAATCCATGATGATTATGACTCTGATGAATATTAA
- a CDS encoding Tudor domain produces MADIASLETDLTECKSQIETVTLGLEVDPDNVELNSLKSELEEYITVLQTQIAELKPAAPAKPASKGGRFKDHGFQKPTENPEEALAVTTTPVSFSVNDIVLARWVSGDHGFYPAKINSITGSSTNPVYLVTFKSYATVENLTAKDIRPISGTDSRKRKADGTPGSSVPPSPALPHPSVISAAADINPALATQARNEPNKAGDGLVRPAKMPRKVKAEKELEEGKNKWKDFAAKTKGKGKGAFGKKESMFRTGEGVNARVGFIGSGQTMRKDPTRTRHVYQQTDEDGY; encoded by the exons ATGGCTGATATCGCTTCCTTGGAGACGGATTTGACGGAGTGCAAATCTCAG ATTGAAACCGTCACATTAGGCTTGGAGGTAGACCCCGATAATGTGGAACTAAACAGCCTCAAAAGTGAACTCGAAGAATACATTACCGTTCTCCAAACTCAAATCGCCGAACTCAAGCCAGCTGCGCCTGCCAAACCGGCTTCCAAGGGTGGTCGATTCAAGGATCATGGTTTCCAAAAGCCTACCGAGAATCCAGAGGAGGCCCTTGCTGTAACTACTACTCCCGTATCGTTCTCGGTGAATGACATTGTTCTTGCGCGCTGGGTCTCCGGCGATCACGGTTTCTACCCGGCCAAAATTAACTCCATCACTGGCTCCTCGACCAATCCAGTATACCTTGTCACATTCAAGTCATATGCAACTGTGGAAAATTTGACAGCCAAGGATATCCGACCCATCTCTGGCACTGATTCGCGAAAGCGCAAGGCTGATGGAACCCCAGGCAGTTCGGTACCTCCCTCGCCCGCTCTCCCTCACCCCAGTGTGATCTCCGCGGCGGCAGATATCAACCCCGCACTAGCTACCCAGGCTCGTAATGAACCCAACAAGGCCGGTGATGGACTGGTTCGTCCCGCTAAGATGCCCCGCAAGGTCAAAGCGGAGAAGGAGCTCGAAGAAGGCAAGAATAAATGGAAGGATTTCGCTGCGAAAaccaagggcaagggcaagggtGCGTTCGGCAAAAAGGAGAGCATGTTCCGCACTGGTGAAGGTGTCAATGCACGAG TGGGATTCATAGGTTCTGGACAAACCATGCGCAAGGACCCGACCCGAACCCGCCACGTTTATCAACAGACCGATGAGGACGGCTATTAG
- a CDS encoding BZIP transcription factor AP-1/Yap1, putative: MGDYERFQQGLYLSPNQQDLLLAALSSNNPSQKPQSGSPQIKSSQSPDENSSNGLSAPPSGGFENSHASNFGFGDDESPFLDFPPDVDFDFPGSADLIGDLPGSADYDIGEKRKSLDGKSDIEGEDSGKKRRESEAKKPGRKPLTSEPTTKRKAQNRAAQRAFRERKEKHLKDLEDSVERLRKTSDMTNQENGLLRAQVERLQVELREYRKRLSWMASGSGSAISAMSSNSIPSAHSKGAYGLQNNEFLFDFPKFGDLPGGHLFNGQTNKSDQSKSSGNVPQAPGVLGRDNLHSPSSRSNSLAQLNKSKSNGTPSSATSAKAFYSGFKSSANSTSTSENSPSSSSDSHQSQILSSNGTSPEPSQNSPLDGQYRELGPGDSCGGHVTTDGEKSFCAQLGMACGNIRNPIPAVRDNSRSKSRSVSSSQPTPIDGPTEGEDTQDLGIDWLAHQNGGQFDPVLFGDWREPQDAVLSQDFGSFFNEAFPLPDLGSPSHNLSDVALDAAQHKKNLVAQIDSRLDEDEVVPGEDQSQMLSCTKIWDRLQSMERFRNGEIDVDNLCSELRTKARCSEGGVVVNQNDVDAIMGRAK, from the exons ATGGGTGATTACGAACGATTCCAGCAAGGTCTTTACCTTTCTCCAAACCAGCAAGATCTTTTGCTCGCCGCTCTATCTTCCAACAACCCCAGTCAAAAGCCTCAAAGTGGCTCTCCCCAAATCAAGTCTTCTCAGAGTCCCGACGAAAATTCCTCAAATGGACTCAGCGCCCCTCCCTCGGGCGGGTTTGAAAATTCCCATGCGAGCAATTTCGGATTCGGGGATGACGAAAGCCCTTTCTTAGACTTTCCTCCGGATGTTGACTTCGATTTTCCCGGCTCCGCCGATTTGATCGGTGACCTACCGGGATCGGCCGACTACGATATTGGCGAGAAGCGAAAGTCCCTCGATGGAAAGTCGGACATTGAAGGGGAAGACTCTGGAAAGAAGCGTAGGGAAAGCGAGGCTAAGAAGCCTGGTAGGAAGCCACTGACTTCTGAGCCTACTACG AAGCGCAAGGCCCAAAATCGGGCTGCCCAGCGAGCCTTCCGCGAACGCAAGGAGAAGCACTTGAAGGATCTGGAGGATTCGGTGGAAAGACTACGGAAGACATCGGACATGACAAACCAGGAGAACGGCTTACTGCGTGCCCAGGTCGAGCGGTTGCAGGTCGAGCTCCGTGAGTACCGAAAGCGCCTTTCCTGGATGGCCTCGGGATCAGGAAGCGCCATTTCGGCCATGAGCTCGAATTCCATTCCGAGTGCTCATTCCAAGGGGGCCTACGGCCTCCAGAATAATGAAtttctctttgattttccCAAATTTGGCGATTTGCCTGGTGGTCATCTCTTCAACGGACAAACTAACAAGAGCGACCAATCCAAGTCCAGTGGCAACGTCCCCCAGGCACCTGGTGTGTTGGGTCGTGACAATCTGCACAGTCCTTCGTCTCGATCGAATTCTCTTGCCCAGTTGAACAAATCGAAGTCCAACGGAACCCCCAGCAGCGCTACTTCTGCCAAAGCATTCTACTCTGGCTTCAAGTCCTCCGCAAATAGTACCTCTACTTCGGAGAATTCtccatcatcttcgtccgactcgcatcagagccagataCTGTCGTCAAATGGGACTTCCCCGGAACCAAGCCAGAACTCTCCTTTGGATGGGCAGTACCGCGAGCTGGGACCAGGTGATTCTTGCGGCGGACATGTCACTACCGATGGCGAGAAATCCTTCTGTGCACAACTGGGTATGGCATGCGGCAACATCAGAAATCCCATCCCAGCGGTCCGGGATAACAGCAGATCCAAATCCCGGAGTGTTTCAAGCAGCCAACCAACCCCAATTGATGGCCCAACCGAGGGCGAAGATACTCAGGATCTTGGAATCGATTGGTTGGCTCATCAGAATGGCGGCCAGTTCGATCCAGTGCTCTTTGGGGACTGGCGAGAGCCTCAAGATGCTGTGCTGTCTCAGGATTTCGGCTCCTTCTTCAATGAAGCGTTCCCTCTGCCGGACCTGGGTAGTCCCTCCCACAACTTGTCCGATGTCGCCCTTGACGCGGCCCAACACAAGAAGAATCTCGTTGCCCAGATTGATAGCAGgcttgatgaagatgaggtcgTTCCAGGCGAAGACCAGTCGCAGATGCTGTCATGCACGAAGATTTG GGATCGCCTTCAATCTATGGAAAGATTCCGCAATGGCGAGATCGATGTTGACAACCTCTGCTCCGAGCTTCGCACCAAGGCACGATGTTCTGAGGGTGGTGTAGTCGTGAACCAGAATGACGTTGACGCCATTATGGGACGGGCCAAGTAG